In one Saccharibacillus brassicae genomic region, the following are encoded:
- a CDS encoding restriction endonuclease, whose protein sequence is MARRKSKAKQQEEFLQGVMGLSAVVPGLATLHFTQSWQIAAGVGAAGFIVAVFILINVRLARSARLKRSGIGEIDRMDGVRFEQYLGHLFRSQGFRAEVTQARGDYGADLVLTQGNRRIVVQAKRYTKNVGLKAVQEVQSAKAHYRANEAWVVTNSQYTEQAKKLARSNNVRLIARDELVEMLLAMKAGTAAAAKRTSA, encoded by the coding sequence TTGGCCAGAAGAAAAAGCAAAGCCAAACAGCAGGAAGAATTTTTGCAGGGAGTGATGGGACTGTCGGCGGTCGTGCCGGGACTTGCGACGCTGCATTTCACGCAATCGTGGCAGATCGCGGCCGGCGTCGGCGCAGCCGGATTTATCGTGGCCGTCTTCATCCTGATCAACGTCAGACTCGCGCGTTCGGCGCGGCTCAAGCGTTCCGGCATCGGCGAGATCGACCGGATGGACGGGGTCCGCTTCGAGCAGTATTTGGGCCATCTGTTCCGGTCGCAGGGCTTCAGAGCCGAAGTGACGCAGGCCCGGGGCGATTACGGCGCCGATCTGGTGCTGACGCAGGGCAATCGGCGGATCGTCGTGCAGGCCAAACGGTATACCAAAAACGTCGGGCTCAAAGCGGTGCAGGAAGTGCAGAGCGCCAAAGCGCATTACCGGGCGAACGAAGCGTGGGTCGTGACCAACAGCCAGTACACGGAACAGGCGAAGAAGCTGGCCAGGTCCAACAACGTGCGGCTGATCGCGCGCGACGAACTGGTCGAGATGCTGCTGGCGATGAAGGCGGGAACCGCCGCGGCCGCCAAGCGAACGAGCGCTTAG
- a CDS encoding sensor domain-containing protein: MSGIEENPDTSHPLFEEAQQIYRSLYIYSTEAVFLLYADGRIADTNPSGERVSGYERSELLRTRFSSYLLPTDLRRARRSFRKVLTEGCPEQVGFSFRSKTGGLVTVDARVVPVLRQGEVIGLLGISRDITQQEQAVQILDDQNRVLEMIAKSTPLEETLDKLLRMTEYQTGAKCSILRYDPKRNALFHLAAPSLPRDYLRTIDGISADERGGSCGASVLRKEIVIVEDIQSSEVWEKYRTVALKYDLRASWSLPMLDSEGEVLGTFAMYYEQVRQPTEKELELTRKVCYLARLAIEQSRSDAMIYRMAYHDSLTGLPNRRFFQEKLSETIRQVEADGLKLALLYLDLDRFKMVNDSLGHGSGDELLVEIARRLAASLGPDKFVARHGGDEFVVLLIDGQVPESELIAQRLLDIFIRPFEVGGYELFVTPSIGISIYPEHGADAAALLQNADAAMYAAKEAGKDTYAVYDAHSETQDGARILLENDLRKSLERRELQLFYQPQVSLFPTRRIGAEALLRWHRGQSEWISPGDFIPLAEETGLILQIGEWVIREACRQGKQWIDAGYEPFIMAVNLSPRQFRQSGLVDLIRSILHETGYPPEYLELEITEGMTLDVESASGKMRQLRDLGVQISIDDFGTGYSSLNYLKRLPISRLKVDRSFVRDIETDLGDRDIVKAIIAMAHNLKITVIAEGVENEDQLAFLEANGCDEIQGYLFGRPVPPDEFERGMTVQGTGGRHS, translated from the coding sequence ATGAGCGGAATAGAAGAAAATCCGGATACGTCCCATCCCTTGTTCGAAGAAGCGCAGCAAATTTACCGTTCTTTGTACATCTACAGCACGGAGGCGGTCTTTTTGCTGTATGCCGACGGACGAATCGCGGACACCAATCCGAGCGGCGAACGGGTAAGCGGTTACGAGCGGTCGGAACTGCTGCGTACCCGATTCAGCAGTTACCTGCTGCCGACCGACCTGCGCCGGGCCCGACGAAGCTTTCGCAAAGTGCTGACGGAAGGGTGTCCCGAACAGGTCGGGTTTTCTTTTCGGTCGAAAACGGGCGGGCTCGTCACAGTCGACGCGAGGGTGGTGCCGGTGCTCAGGCAGGGCGAGGTGATCGGCCTGCTCGGCATATCGCGGGACATCACGCAGCAGGAGCAGGCCGTACAAATTTTGGACGATCAGAACCGGGTGCTGGAGATGATCGCCAAATCGACGCCGCTGGAGGAGACGCTCGACAAGCTGCTGCGGATGACGGAATACCAGACGGGAGCGAAATGTTCGATTTTGCGCTACGATCCGAAGCGCAACGCGCTGTTTCATCTGGCTGCGCCCAGCCTGCCTCGGGACTATTTGCGCACGATCGACGGCATCTCCGCGGATGAACGGGGCGGTTCGTGCGGGGCTTCCGTGCTGCGCAAAGAAATCGTGATCGTCGAAGATATCCAGAGCAGCGAAGTGTGGGAAAAATATCGGACGGTAGCGCTCAAATACGATTTGCGCGCCAGTTGGTCGCTCCCGATGCTGGACAGCGAAGGCGAGGTGCTCGGGACGTTCGCCATGTATTACGAACAAGTCCGCCAGCCGACCGAAAAAGAATTGGAGCTGACCCGGAAAGTGTGTTATCTGGCGAGACTTGCGATCGAGCAGAGCCGTTCCGACGCAATGATCTACCGGATGGCTTACCATGACAGCCTCACCGGCCTGCCGAACCGGCGCTTTTTCCAGGAAAAACTGAGCGAGACGATCCGGCAGGTGGAAGCGGACGGGCTCAAGCTGGCCCTCTTGTATCTGGATCTCGATCGCTTCAAAATGGTCAACGATTCGCTCGGCCACGGTTCGGGAGACGAGCTGCTCGTCGAAATCGCCCGGCGGCTCGCCGCTTCGCTCGGCCCGGACAAATTCGTGGCCCGGCACGGAGGCGACGAATTCGTCGTTCTGCTGATCGACGGGCAGGTGCCGGAGAGCGAACTTATCGCCCAGCGCCTTCTCGACATCTTTATTCGGCCGTTCGAGGTGGGCGGGTACGAACTGTTCGTCACGCCGAGCATCGGCATCAGCATCTACCCCGAGCACGGCGCGGACGCGGCGGCGCTGCTGCAAAACGCCGATGCCGCCATGTATGCCGCCAAAGAAGCCGGCAAAGACACGTATGCCGTCTACGACGCGCATAGCGAGACGCAGGACGGAGCGCGTATCCTGCTTGAGAACGACCTGCGCAAATCGCTCGAACGCCGCGAGCTGCAGCTGTTCTATCAGCCGCAGGTGTCGCTGTTTCCGACGCGGCGGATCGGGGCCGAAGCGCTGCTGCGCTGGCATCGCGGACAATCGGAATGGATCTCGCCGGGCGATTTCATTCCGCTTGCCGAAGAAACGGGCCTGATTCTCCAGATCGGCGAATGGGTCATTCGGGAAGCGTGTAGGCAGGGCAAGCAGTGGATCGATGCCGGGTACGAACCTTTTATTATGGCCGTCAATTTGTCTCCGCGGCAGTTCAGGCAGTCCGGGCTGGTCGACCTTATCCGAAGCATTTTGCACGAGACGGGGTATCCGCCCGAATATTTGGAACTCGAAATTACCGAAGGCATGACACTGGACGTGGAATCGGCTTCGGGCAAAATGCGGCAGCTGCGCGACCTCGGCGTCCAGATTTCGATCGACGATTTCGGTACGGGCTACAGTTCGCTCAATTATCTGAAGCGCCTGCCGATCAGCCGGCTCAAAGTCGATCGCTCTTTCGTTCGCGACATCGAGACCGATCTGGGCGACCGCGATATCGTCAAAGCGATTATCGCGATGGCGCATAACCTCAAGATTACGGTGATCGCCGAAGGCGTCGAGAACGAAGACCAGCTTGCTTTTCTGGAAGCGAACGGCTGCGACGAGATCCAGGGTTATCTGTTCGGGCGCCCGGTACCGCCGGACGAGTTCGAACGCGGAATGACGGTTCAGGGAACGGGCGGCCGCCACTCGTAA
- a CDS encoding GNAT family N-acetyltransferase has product MTIQLRKADGTNFKALEKIYGYSFPQEEQITYQVLIDVSNDTDHLFYAIYDDEALVGLNYLIVKEDRLYVLYLAIADGHQSQGYGKAVIREILRRYPDYRIYLNIEEVDAKYANYTQRVKRKDFYLSLGFESQPYLFTNEKGVVLETLAVNGTIAYEEMEELFAYFVRLG; this is encoded by the coding sequence ATGACGATACAGTTGAGAAAAGCGGACGGTACAAACTTCAAAGCGCTGGAAAAGATTTACGGATATTCGTTTCCCCAAGAAGAACAGATTACGTATCAGGTGCTGATTGACGTGAGCAACGATACGGATCATCTGTTCTATGCGATCTACGACGACGAAGCCTTGGTTGGGTTGAATTATCTGATTGTAAAAGAAGACCGGCTCTACGTGCTATATTTGGCAATTGCCGACGGTCACCAAAGCCAAGGCTACGGCAAAGCGGTCATCCGCGAAATCCTGCGCCGGTATCCCGATTATCGCATTTACCTGAATATCGAAGAAGTCGATGCCAAATACGCGAATTACACGCAGCGGGTGAAACGCAAAGATTTTTACCTGTCCTTGGGATTTGAATCGCAGCCCTATCTGTTTACCAATGAAAAAGGGGTCGTATTGGAGACGCTGGCCGTAAACGGGACTATTGCGTATGAGGAAATGGAAGAGCTGTTCGCTTACTTCGTGCGGTTGGGCTGA
- a CDS encoding MFS transporter yields the protein MKKKKIGKQTGLSGNRDFAVFWFGETLAMFGGRITLLAIPFVAALTLGATPLQMGMLNAVQILPYLLLTLPAGVWIDRMRKRPLMLTANLVRALLLSFIPAAYALDLLGMGMLYACGFGIGACTLVFDLAYQSYLPALVGRKDLVEGNSKLEISRSAAEIAGPGLAGALIGILAAPFALLVHSAMLLISAASIGRIRRIERKPDPRSSERGMLLSEIREGLALIFRNPYLKAIAGEATTYNFFSQVTGAVLILYITRELGIGAGPLGLIMGAAGAGSILGSLLAGPLAKRFRLGRAIYVSMLLGCGAPMLVLLTHGSGLLSAVILFVSFFFGGLGVVISNIHVVSLRQTVTPDRLLGRMNASYRFVVTGAAPVGSLLGGVLGSTFGLQATLAIGAAGTLLALLWVVFSPIPKLSALPEPAEGEG from the coding sequence ATGAAAAAGAAAAAGATAGGGAAACAGACCGGATTGTCGGGCAATCGGGATTTTGCGGTATTCTGGTTCGGAGAGACGCTGGCCATGTTCGGAGGACGGATCACGCTGCTGGCGATTCCGTTTGTCGCCGCTTTGACGCTGGGCGCCACGCCGCTTCAGATGGGGATGCTCAACGCCGTACAGATTCTGCCTTATCTGCTCTTGACGCTGCCGGCAGGCGTGTGGATCGACCGTATGCGCAAACGACCGCTGATGCTAACGGCTAATCTGGTCCGCGCTTTGCTGCTGTCGTTCATTCCTGCGGCGTACGCGCTCGACCTGCTCGGCATGGGCATGTTGTACGCGTGCGGATTTGGGATCGGGGCTTGCACGCTCGTATTCGACTTGGCGTATCAGTCTTATCTGCCTGCGCTGGTCGGAAGGAAAGACCTGGTAGAAGGAAACAGCAAACTGGAAATCAGCCGTTCGGCGGCCGAGATCGCCGGTCCCGGGTTGGCCGGGGCCTTGATCGGTATTCTGGCTGCTCCGTTTGCTCTTCTCGTGCATTCCGCCATGCTGCTGATTTCCGCGGCATCCATAGGAAGGATCCGCCGGATCGAACGAAAGCCCGATCCGCGTTCATCGGAGCGAGGGATGCTGTTGTCCGAGATTCGGGAAGGTTTGGCGCTCATTTTTCGCAATCCTTATCTCAAAGCCATTGCGGGTGAAGCGACGACCTACAACTTTTTCAGTCAGGTGACCGGCGCCGTGCTGATCTTGTATATCACTCGCGAACTGGGAATCGGGGCCGGGCCGCTCGGATTGATCATGGGCGCGGCCGGAGCCGGTTCGATTCTCGGTTCGCTGCTGGCCGGGCCTTTGGCGAAGCGGTTCCGATTGGGGCGGGCGATCTACGTCTCGATGCTGCTCGGCTGCGGCGCCCCGATGCTTGTCCTTTTGACGCACGGATCGGGTTTGCTTTCGGCGGTAATATTGTTCGTATCTTTTTTCTTCGGCGGGCTTGGGGTAGTGATCTCCAACATCCATGTCGTCAGCTTGAGGCAAACGGTAACTCCCGATCGCCTCCTCGGGCGCATGAACGCGAGTTACCGCTTCGTCGTGACGGGTGCCGCGCCGGTCGGATCGCTGCTGGGCGGCGTTCTCGGCAGTACGTTCGGGCTTCAAGCGACGCTGGCTATCGGAGCGGCCGGAACTTTGCTGGCGCTGCTGTGGGTCGTTTTCTCGCCGATTCCGAAATTGTCCGCCCTGCCGGAGCCGGCAGAAGGGGAAGGGTGA
- a CDS encoding helix-turn-helix domain-containing protein encodes MQEHLFFPTPSSPHLLCYPDFVGGYSEHPSHAVDRPARSDDLQLNSLYNLHLILGGTGTVHTSNGVFELGAGCGFLYGPGLAQRYASGTADPWNIRWVHFACPSADRLLGGRGLGEPWLFRMPDLSAVMLCMDELLRLGRSVDRDREAEASARLYELLLHLVNRASPLAMPSDPSIPGIRAAADHIRSRCTDAALSMSEVAALTGYSVPYFSRKFHQLMGRTPSAYLLESRVLHAKHLLMSSSLTVQEIAAASGFSRSSYFIHCFRKLERTTPERFRLSRRA; translated from the coding sequence ATGCAGGAACATCTCTTTTTCCCGACGCCTTCTTCTCCGCATCTGCTCTGTTACCCGGACTTCGTCGGCGGCTACAGCGAGCATCCTTCGCACGCGGTCGATCGGCCCGCCCGAAGCGACGACCTCCAGCTGAACAGCCTGTACAATCTGCATCTGATTCTCGGCGGCACGGGTACCGTCCATACCTCGAACGGCGTGTTCGAACTGGGCGCGGGCTGCGGCTTTCTGTACGGTCCCGGCCTCGCGCAGCGCTACGCGTCGGGCACGGCCGATCCGTGGAACATCCGCTGGGTCCATTTCGCCTGCCCGTCCGCCGACCGGCTGCTCGGCGGCCGCGGATTAGGCGAACCGTGGCTGTTCCGCATGCCCGACCTGTCCGCGGTCATGCTCTGCATGGACGAGCTGCTTCGGCTCGGCCGGTCTGTCGACCGCGACCGGGAAGCGGAAGCGTCGGCGCGGCTGTACGAGCTGCTGCTGCATCTCGTCAACCGGGCGTCGCCGCTTGCGATGCCCAGCGATCCGTCGATTCCGGGCATCCGTGCGGCCGCCGACCATATCCGCAGCCGCTGCACGGACGCTGCGCTGTCCATGAGCGAGGTCGCCGCCCTGACGGGCTACAGCGTGCCTTACTTCAGCCGCAAATTCCATCAGCTTATGGGCCGCACGCCGAGCGCTTACCTGCTCGAATCGCGGGTGCTGCACGCCAAGCATCTGCTGATGTCGTCTTCGCTCACCGTCCAGGAAATCGCGGCGGCGTCCGGCTTTTCGCGAAGCAGCTACTTTATCCACTGCTTCCGCAAGCTGGAGCGCACGACGCCGGAGCGCTTTCGGTTGAGCCGGCGGGCTTGA
- a CDS encoding CGNR zinc finger domain-containing protein — translation MDERLLAVEVVNSMWYDHLGTRSEDRLDYTSWLSAFLKDWNAYAAPDAKQLEQLKHLRALLRDMLDLTTAGEPVTDAQLNRLNAYMACAPRRPGLIRQNGEYKLDHVPAEQNWDAFLAETALSFANLCADNRIQRVKICRNSVCKWVFYDDTKNGRRQWCSSDTCGNVARVRRHRDKH, via the coding sequence ATGGACGAACGCCTATTGGCGGTGGAAGTGGTCAATTCGATGTGGTACGACCATCTGGGCACCCGATCCGAAGACCGATTGGATTATACAAGCTGGCTCTCGGCATTTTTGAAAGATTGGAACGCTTATGCGGCGCCGGACGCCAAGCAGCTCGAACAGCTCAAGCATCTGCGTGCGCTGCTGCGCGACATGCTGGATTTGACCACCGCGGGCGAACCGGTCACCGACGCTCAGTTGAATCGGTTGAACGCGTACATGGCTTGTGCTCCCAGACGTCCGGGTTTGATCCGGCAAAACGGCGAATACAAGTTGGATCACGTTCCCGCCGAACAAAACTGGGACGCTTTTCTCGCCGAAACGGCTTTGTCATTTGCCAACCTGTGTGCGGATAACCGGATTCAGCGCGTCAAAATATGCCGGAACAGCGTGTGCAAGTGGGTCTTTTACGACGATACGAAAAACGGCAGGCGCCAATGGTGCAGCAGCGACACTTGCGGCAACGTGGCACGCGTAAGGCGTCATCGGGACAAGCATTGA
- a CDS encoding SDR family oxidoreductase, with protein sequence MRVLVTGASGFIGSAVVRELLGSGHEVVGLVRSREAAQRLEGIGAAAVRGSVERTDVLRQAADGMDAVIHTAFFHKFTHAGLSTRLRIALGGRPRQAPARFMAAAINAERRAIGIFGAALSAKQGALVIAMPTMTLAPGRLATEEDFADPGSVGGGRAASEQALLAQAERGIRASIVRLPPIVYGREDRSGLLPSLISIAKRTGSAAYIGDGHNRWPSVHRLDAARLFRLAAEQGAAGARYHAIADEGMAFAELAEAIGREIGRPAQSIGANQAAAHFGWLGPFAAADNPVSAELTSGRLGWEPMQRSLTDELKQGYDFGA encoded by the coding sequence ATGCGTGTGTTGGTTACGGGAGCAAGCGGATTTATCGGGTCGGCCGTCGTACGGGAACTGCTCGGCAGCGGACATGAAGTCGTCGGGCTCGTTCGTTCGCGGGAGGCGGCGCAGCGGCTTGAAGGCATCGGCGCGGCGGCGGTCCGGGGTTCGGTCGAACGGACGGACGTGCTGCGCCAAGCGGCAGACGGAATGGATGCGGTCATCCATACGGCTTTTTTCCATAAATTTACGCATGCGGGGTTGTCGACGCGGCTGCGGATTGCGCTCGGGGGCCGTCCGCGGCAGGCGCCCGCGCGCTTCATGGCGGCCGCGATCAACGCGGAGCGGCGCGCGATCGGGATCTTCGGCGCGGCGCTGTCTGCCAAGCAGGGAGCGCTTGTGATCGCCATGCCGACGATGACGCTTGCTCCGGGGCGGCTGGCGACCGAAGAAGACTTCGCGGACCCCGGTTCGGTCGGCGGCGGCCGAGCGGCGTCGGAACAAGCGCTGTTGGCGCAGGCGGAACGCGGCATCCGGGCTTCGATCGTGCGCCTGCCGCCTATCGTGTACGGCCGGGAAGACCGGAGCGGCCTGCTGCCTTCGTTGATATCGATCGCCAAGCGGACCGGGTCGGCGGCGTACATCGGAGACGGACATAATCGTTGGCCGTCCGTGCATCGGCTGGATGCGGCGCGGCTGTTCCGCTTGGCCGCGGAGCAGGGAGCTGCAGGCGCGAGGTACCATGCGATCGCCGACGAAGGCATGGCTTTTGCGGAGCTTGCCGAAGCGATCGGCCGGGAGATCGGCCGGCCGGCGCAATCGATTGGCGCGAATCAGGCCGCGGCGCATTTCGGTTGGCTGGGCCCTTTTGCGGCGGCCGACAATCCCGTATCGGCCGAGCTTACGAGCGGAAGGCTGGGCTGGGAGCCGATGCAGCGCAGCCTGACGGACGAGCTGAAGCAGGGATACGATTTCGGCGCGTGA
- a CDS encoding beta-galactosidase: MVKSIRLKQLELGVCYYPEHWQEELWEDDFRRMRELKMSTIRVGEFAWALLEPQEGVFEFGLFDRALDAAHRHGLKVILGTPTATPPAWLTHKYPEVLNAAQDGTLYRHGMRRHYNYNSPKYRELCAIITREMAVHFQDHPAVVGWQLDNEFNCETNVFYAEADHAAFRAWARRKYATLDALNEAWGTVVWSQTYTDWEQVHLPRPTVADSPNPHLALDEKRFISDSVLEFAQIQADIVREAAPGHYVTTNGMFGHLDSHALTDSMLDFFSYDSYPQFASISGSTEAKPLSDRKWSLNLSAVRDVSPNFCVMEQQAGPGGWVNRMKMPSPRPGQMRLWTYQSVLHGADLVLYFRWRTATVGTEIYWHGLNDYANRPNRRVREAGEVGREFAAIGRKIAGTTYRADVAIVRDYDNEWDGEFDIWHGPLTGRSTHAWYKQLQYRHIPVDLVYLRTQAQDQLAALQKYKVLIYPHAAILTPETAELLSAYVESGGKLIFGARTGYKDERGQCPMQPMPGPVAQLCGITVEEFTAITGTAAAPALRWTQGGSGPQAWAEGFNDILAVEDPAVEVMAEYAEEYYAGRPALTKRRHGAGEAWYYGAAFSEPVVDGILDLLGVQSPSADWLSVPEQVEIGIRADDHRSYVFLLNYGEAPAAIVLSERRTELLGGTQIEGRVEIPAYGVLILE, from the coding sequence ATGGTCAAATCGATTCGCTTGAAGCAGCTGGAACTCGGCGTGTGCTATTACCCGGAACATTGGCAGGAAGAACTGTGGGAAGACGATTTCAGACGCATGCGCGAGCTGAAGATGTCGACGATCCGCGTCGGCGAATTCGCCTGGGCGCTGCTTGAGCCGCAAGAAGGCGTGTTCGAATTCGGCCTGTTCGACCGGGCGCTGGATGCCGCGCATCGCCACGGGCTCAAGGTCATTCTCGGCACGCCTACGGCAACGCCGCCCGCCTGGCTGACGCACAAGTATCCCGAAGTGCTCAACGCCGCGCAGGACGGGACGTTATACCGTCACGGCATGCGCCGCCATTATAACTACAACAGCCCCAAGTACCGGGAGCTGTGCGCGATCATTACCCGGGAAATGGCCGTGCATTTCCAAGACCATCCGGCGGTCGTCGGCTGGCAGCTCGACAACGAATTCAACTGCGAGACGAACGTCTTCTACGCCGAAGCCGATCATGCCGCGTTCCGGGCATGGGCGCGCCGCAAATATGCCACGCTGGACGCGCTGAACGAAGCTTGGGGAACAGTCGTCTGGAGCCAGACGTATACCGATTGGGAGCAGGTACATCTGCCGCGCCCGACCGTGGCCGATTCGCCGAACCCGCATCTGGCGCTGGACGAGAAACGGTTCATCTCGGACAGCGTGCTGGAGTTCGCACAGATTCAGGCCGATATCGTGCGGGAAGCGGCTCCCGGCCATTACGTCACGACCAACGGCATGTTCGGGCATCTGGACAGCCATGCGCTGACGGATTCGATGCTGGACTTTTTCTCGTACGATTCGTATCCGCAGTTCGCCAGCATTTCCGGGAGTACCGAAGCGAAGCCGCTGTCGGACCGCAAATGGAGCCTCAATCTGAGCGCCGTGCGCGACGTGTCGCCGAACTTCTGCGTCATGGAGCAGCAGGCGGGACCCGGCGGCTGGGTGAACCGGATGAAGATGCCGTCTCCGCGTCCGGGGCAGATGCGGCTGTGGACGTATCAGTCGGTGCTGCACGGCGCCGATCTGGTCTTGTATTTCCGCTGGCGCACGGCGACGGTCGGCACGGAAATCTACTGGCACGGCTTGAACGACTATGCCAATCGTCCGAACCGCCGGGTGCGGGAAGCGGGCGAAGTCGGCCGGGAGTTTGCGGCGATCGGCAGGAAGATCGCAGGCACGACGTACCGGGCCGACGTGGCGATTGTGCGCGATTACGACAACGAATGGGACGGCGAATTCGACATCTGGCACGGTCCGCTGACCGGGCGCAGCACCCATGCCTGGTACAAGCAGCTTCAGTACCGGCATATTCCGGTCGATCTGGTCTACCTGCGGACGCAGGCCCAAGACCAACTGGCAGCGCTGCAAAAATACAAAGTGCTGATCTATCCGCATGCCGCGATTCTGACGCCGGAGACGGCCGAGCTGCTGAGCGCTTACGTCGAAAGCGGCGGGAAGCTGATCTTCGGCGCGCGCACGGGGTACAAGGACGAGCGGGGACAATGTCCAATGCAGCCGATGCCGGGACCGGTGGCGCAGCTGTGCGGGATTACGGTCGAAGAGTTTACGGCGATTACCGGCACGGCCGCAGCTCCGGCGCTGCGCTGGACGCAGGGCGGCAGCGGACCACAGGCTTGGGCCGAAGGGTTCAACGACATTTTGGCGGTGGAAGATCCGGCGGTCGAGGTGATGGCGGAATACGCGGAAGAGTATTACGCGGGCCGTCCGGCGCTGACGAAGCGCCGGCACGGCGCCGGCGAAGCGTGGTATTACGGAGCGGCTTTCAGCGAACCGGTCGTGGACGGTATCCTCGACCTGCTGGGCGTGCAGTCGCCGAGCGCGGACTGGCTGAGCGTGCCGGAACAGGTTGAGATCGGCATCCGGGCGGACGATCATCGCTCTTATGTGTTCCTGCTCAACTACGGAGAGGCTCCGGCGGCGATCGTGCTAAGCGAACGCCGGACCGAACTGCTGGGCGGAACGCAGATCGAAGGCCGGGTGGAGATTCCGGCTTACGGCGTCCTGATTTTGGAATAA
- a CDS encoding AraC family transcriptional regulator, with the protein MNKGSEYAMAHKRERAQEETVRLARLIDAHMKRDGTAAARIPGVYFNRYSQEEPSAYLHTMYWPTVGIAAQGKKIIRIGEETVEYEGARLLVAPVALPVAIRTVQASPSEPFLAVGLYLDPQKIAALVPSVYPDGLPNIERRSPSYALEAEPALIGAMSRLVSCLDDAVDDELLISLAENEIFIRLLRSPIGVYVAETVLAGSSVQRVAKAIDWLRNHYAESFKIAELADRVHLSESSFREHFKSVTGVSPLQYQKALRLQEARRLMLSGEKDALTACRLVGYISDSQFSRDYSRFFGSPPSRDIAKWRS; encoded by the coding sequence ATGAACAAAGGGAGCGAATATGCGATGGCGCACAAGCGGGAGCGGGCGCAGGAAGAGACGGTACGGCTGGCCCGACTGATCGATGCCCATATGAAGCGGGACGGAACGGCCGCCGCACGTATTCCGGGCGTCTATTTTAACCGGTACTCGCAGGAAGAACCGTCCGCTTACCTGCATACGATGTATTGGCCGACCGTGGGCATCGCGGCGCAGGGCAAAAAGATCATCCGGATCGGCGAAGAAACGGTCGAATATGAAGGAGCCCGGCTGCTCGTCGCGCCGGTCGCGCTCCCGGTGGCGATTCGGACCGTGCAGGCAAGTCCGTCCGAACCTTTTCTGGCCGTCGGCCTCTATCTCGATCCGCAGAAGATCGCGGCTCTGGTGCCAAGCGTGTACCCGGACGGCCTGCCGAATATCGAACGGCGCAGCCCGAGCTACGCGCTGGAAGCCGAACCGGCGCTCATCGGAGCCATGTCCCGCCTCGTCTCGTGCCTGGACGACGCCGTCGACGACGAGCTGCTGATCTCGCTGGCCGAGAACGAAATCTTTATCCGCCTGCTGCGCAGTCCGATCGGCGTCTACGTGGCGGAGACGGTGCTGGCCGGATCGAGCGTCCAGCGCGTCGCCAAAGCGATCGACTGGCTGCGGAACCATTATGCGGAATCGTTCAAAATCGCGGAACTCGCGGACAGGGTCCATTTGAGCGAATCGTCGTTTCGCGAACATTTCAAATCGGTCACCGGCGTCAGCCCGCTGCAATACCAGAAAGCGCTTCGCCTTCAGGAAGCGCGGCGGCTGATGCTGTCCGGCGAAAAGGACGCGCTGACCGCCTGCCGGTTGGTCGGCTACATCAGCGATTCGCAGTTCAGCCGCGATTACAGCCGCTTTTTTGGCAGTCCGCCCAGTCGGGACATCGCCAAATGGAGATCGTAA